Proteins encoded within one genomic window of Nordella sp. HKS 07:
- a CDS encoding cupin domain-containing protein: protein MSYKSSPRPTFTGATHIPYAGVTRFLWGDAEAGFVDDWIYASTDKIHQLVFGLPPYGAFRHSTDRPTVFGADEVLYVLQGTLGSANPETGEVHVAKAGEAVFFRKNTWHHGFSLSDEPLRVLEYFAPPPSTGTSGPYARTRPYVEQSRYQQSEYIGRWPMAAEERRQSATMRVMRDAELLWELDGKDQCVLTGLYAASEHLTVGRSSVAPGRASSLQVHGGDECLYLLSGTLNVLVPEKDGQTWFEIHPKDGFFIPAGEKHQYWNMGKEPAEFVFGVAPHYQPKP, encoded by the coding sequence ATGTCCTACAAGTCGTCGCCGCGCCCCACCTTCACCGGCGCCACCCATATTCCCTATGCCGGAGTAACGCGGTTTCTCTGGGGCGATGCTGAAGCAGGCTTCGTCGATGACTGGATCTATGCCTCGACCGACAAGATCCATCAGCTTGTCTTCGGGCTCCCCCCTTATGGCGCCTTCCGCCACTCCACGGACCGCCCGACCGTCTTCGGTGCCGATGAGGTCCTCTATGTGCTGCAAGGCACCCTGGGCTCGGCCAATCCCGAGACCGGCGAAGTTCATGTCGCGAAAGCGGGCGAAGCCGTCTTCTTCCGCAAGAACACCTGGCATCATGGCTTCAGCCTGTCGGACGAGCCCCTGCGCGTCCTCGAATATTTTGCGCCACCGCCCTCGACCGGCACGTCGGGGCCCTATGCCCGCACCAGGCCCTATGTCGAGCAGTCGAGATATCAGCAGAGCGAATATATCGGCCGCTGGCCGATGGCCGCGGAAGAGCGCCGCCAGTCGGCGACCATGCGCGTGATGCGCGATGCCGAACTGCTCTGGGAACTCGACGGCAAGGACCAGTGTGTGCTCACCGGCCTCTATGCCGCGAGCGAGCATCTGACCGTCGGTCGCAGCAGCGTAGCGCCGGGCCGCGCTTCGTCTCTCCAGGTGCATGGTGGTGATGAGTGCCTCTATCTCCTCTCCGGCACGCTCAACGTCCTGGTCCCGGAAAAGGATGGCCAGACCTGGTTCGAGATCCACCCCAAGGACGGTTTCTTCATCCCGGCGGGCGAAAAGCACCAATATTGGAACATGGGCAAGGAGCCGGCTGAATTTGTCTTCGGCGTGGCGCCGCACTATCAGCCAAAGCCATGA
- a CDS encoding ROK family protein, which produces MTRAIGVDIGGSKTAAGLIDLTTGSVLAEEIFDTPDPAETGPAYLARMKSAVAKLREHSGVAKVGIGICELVDNEGRIVSAHRVKLGEGELRRAFSDFETVVIESDVHAAALAEARFGAGRDMTQWIYVNAGTGIASVLMQGEECYNGAHGWAICLGMSAVDLANAHDDREADVIEDSAGGAGLLRRARAAGLACATPRDLLSAADRGEREAVLLLRRGGQILGNAIALLVNVLDPQGVVVGGGLVSSDGPYWRAIGEAARLGIWHGAAKDVQIRQSHLKVRAGMIGAALANGRS; this is translated from the coding sequence ATGACCCGCGCCATCGGCGTCGACATCGGCGGCAGCAAGACGGCGGCAGGTCTCATCGATCTCACCACCGGCAGCGTGCTCGCCGAGGAGATCTTCGACACGCCGGATCCTGCCGAGACGGGACCGGCCTATCTCGCCCGGATGAAAAGCGCCGTTGCAAAATTGCGCGAGCATTCGGGCGTCGCCAAGGTCGGCATCGGCATCTGCGAACTCGTCGACAATGAGGGACGGATCGTCAGCGCTCATCGCGTGAAGCTCGGTGAAGGGGAGCTGCGTCGAGCCTTCAGTGATTTCGAAACGGTTGTCATAGAATCGGATGTTCATGCCGCGGCTCTGGCCGAGGCGCGCTTCGGCGCCGGCCGCGACATGACCCAGTGGATTTATGTCAATGCCGGCACCGGCATAGCGAGCGTCCTGATGCAGGGCGAGGAATGCTATAATGGCGCGCATGGCTGGGCCATCTGTCTTGGTATGAGCGCGGTCGACCTGGCGAATGCTCATGACGACAGGGAGGCCGATGTCATCGAAGACAGCGCCGGCGGAGCCGGCCTTCTGCGCCGGGCGCGCGCTGCGGGGCTCGCCTGCGCGACGCCGCGCGACCTTTTGAGCGCTGCCGATCGTGGCGAGAGGGAGGCTGTTCTTCTCTTGCGCCGAGGCGGGCAAATTCTCGGCAACGCCATAGCGCTGCTGGTGAACGTGCTCGATCCGCAGGGCGTGGTTGTGGGCGGCGGCCTGGTGAGTTCCGATGGTCCATATTGGCGCGCGATCGGCGAGGCGGCGCGGCTCGGCATCTGGCACGGCGCGGCGAAAGACGTGCAGATTCGTCAGTCCCATCTGAAAGTCAGAGCTGGCATGATCGGCGCGGCGCTGGCCAATGGTCGATCATAG
- a CDS encoding OsmC family protein gives MKARVQWLEGRTFVGESGSGHAVVMDGAPEAGGRNIGIRPMEMLLIGLAGCTAFDVVHILEKGREAVTSCDVEASAEREPTDPKIFTAIHLTYKLKGRNLKEAAVKRAIDLSAEKYCSASIMLAKTAKITHSWTVEEEA, from the coding sequence ATGAAGGCGCGTGTTCAGTGGCTGGAAGGCCGGACTTTTGTGGGTGAATCGGGCAGCGGCCATGCCGTTGTGATGGACGGAGCGCCCGAGGCGGGCGGCCGCAATATCGGCATCCGGCCGATGGAGATGCTGCTCATCGGGCTGGCCGGCTGCACCGCATTCGACGTCGTGCATATTCTGGAGAAGGGGCGCGAGGCGGTGACGAGCTGCGATGTCGAGGCTTCGGCCGAGCGCGAGCCCACCGATCCCAAGATATTTACCGCGATCCATCTCACTTACAAGCTGAAGGGCCGCAATCTGAAGGAAGCCGCGGTGAAGCGCGCCATCGATCTGTCGGCCGAAAAATATTGCTCGGCCTCCATCATGCTGGCCAAGACGGCGAAGATCACCCATTCCTGGACGGTGGAAGAGGAAGCGTGA
- a CDS encoding ABC transporter ATP-binding protein, whose amino-acid sequence MASLSFTSVGKRFPDGTLALSRVDLEVRDGEFLVLVGPSGCGKSTLLRSAAGLETLSEGKIAIGGKDVTDLGPGDRDIAMVFQNYALYPHMDVYENMAFGLGQRKVPKDVIKQKVEEAARILDLMPYIRKRPGTLSGGQRQRVAMGRAIVRDPQCFLMDEPLSNLDAKLRVQMRAELKLLNARLGVTTLYVTHDQVEAMTMGDRVAVLRPVSDENESNLQQCANPRELYEKPVNLFVAGFIGSPAMNFFTVRPARNGETINCAIAGTDMVLPLTAAQEAARPFLAQWTDRDLILGVRPEAFLYPNPIAGGLKSKVLITEMTGADAYAFFDNPGTKNTGSLLSASRITARIDPRHLPKADEEIHIGVDMDRAHFFDPATGLALR is encoded by the coding sequence ATGGCATCGCTCAGCTTCACTTCGGTCGGCAAGCGTTTTCCGGATGGGACACTGGCGCTGTCGCGGGTCGATCTTGAGGTCAGGGACGGCGAATTCCTGGTTCTCGTCGGTCCCTCGGGCTGCGGCAAGTCCACCTTGTTGCGCAGCGCCGCGGGGCTCGAGACGCTGAGCGAGGGGAAAATCGCCATTGGCGGAAAGGACGTCACCGATCTCGGCCCCGGCGATCGCGACATCGCCATGGTGTTCCAGAATTATGCGCTCTATCCGCATATGGACGTGTACGAGAACATGGCCTTCGGCCTTGGCCAGCGGAAAGTGCCGAAGGACGTCATCAAACAGAAGGTCGAGGAAGCAGCGCGGATCCTCGATCTCATGCCCTATATCCGCAAGAGGCCGGGCACGCTTTCGGGCGGACAACGCCAGCGCGTCGCCATGGGCCGCGCCATCGTGCGTGATCCGCAATGCTTCCTGATGGACGAGCCATTGTCCAATCTCGATGCCAAATTGCGGGTCCAGATGCGCGCCGAATTGAAGCTGCTCAATGCGCGGCTTGGCGTTACGACGCTCTATGTGACGCATGACCAGGTGGAAGCGATGACCATGGGGGACCGCGTCGCGGTCCTGCGGCCGGTCAGCGATGAAAATGAGAGCAATCTCCAGCAATGCGCCAACCCGCGCGAGCTCTATGAGAAGCCGGTGAACCTGTTCGTCGCGGGCTTCATAGGGTCACCCGCCATGAACTTCTTCACGGTGCGACCGGCGCGCAATGGCGAGACGATCAACTGCGCCATCGCCGGAACGGATATGGTCCTGCCTCTCACAGCCGCGCAGGAAGCGGCGCGCCCGTTCCTTGCGCAATGGACAGATCGCGATCTCATATTAGGGGTTCGACCGGAGGCCTTTCTCTATCCTAATCCGATTGCCGGAGGATTGAAGAGCAAGGTTCTGATCACCGAGATGACCGGCGCCGATGCCTATGCCTTCTTCGACAATCCGGGCACGAAAAATACTGGCAGTCTGTTATCCGCCAGCCGGATCACGGCGCGCATTGATCCGCGCCATCTTCCCAAAGCCGATGAAGAGATCCATATCGGCGTCGATATGGATCGCGCGCATTTCTTCGATCCGGCGACCGGCTTGGCCTTACGATAG
- a CDS encoding Gfo/Idh/MocA family protein: MQASSKTSQARTQFGVVGAGLWGSFHCKTLNALPNAEIAAVCDLDPARARSMQEQFGARKVYTDYRELIADPEVEAVTVATPDFAHGDIVLAAITAQKHVLSEKPLATSLDEARKIAELAAKGKTKVMVDFHNRVNPAVHAVKEAISAGEIGAPLHGSARLSNTLFVPFELLSWAAKSSALWFLGSHAVDALRFVLEAEVVRVQAMKRHGFLAAQGVDTADVHLALLEFDNGAVVSLENSWVLPRDLPLIFDFKVEVVGEKGSLAIDTAQNGTFKKYAGAGLRSGDMLGVTPAGGGRIGGFVMEAIARFVDAVTLGTPVLADAEDGLEVTRVLTAIEEAARTGETVRLPKSRH; the protein is encoded by the coding sequence ATGCAGGCATCATCCAAGACATCACAGGCAAGAACCCAATTCGGCGTCGTCGGCGCGGGACTGTGGGGATCTTTCCATTGCAAGACACTCAACGCGCTGCCCAACGCCGAGATCGCGGCGGTGTGCGATCTCGACCCGGCGCGCGCCCGATCGATGCAAGAGCAGTTTGGCGCCCGCAAGGTCTATACGGATTATCGTGAACTGATCGCTGATCCGGAGGTGGAGGCAGTGACAGTCGCCACTCCGGATTTCGCCCACGGCGATATCGTGCTCGCAGCGATTACGGCGCAGAAACATGTTTTGAGCGAGAAGCCACTCGCCACGAGCCTGGACGAGGCGCGCAAGATCGCCGAGCTTGCCGCCAAGGGAAAAACCAAGGTCATGGTCGACTTTCACAACCGGGTCAATCCGGCCGTCCATGCCGTCAAGGAGGCGATCAGTGCCGGCGAGATCGGCGCGCCGCTTCATGGCTCAGCCCGGCTCTCCAACACGCTCTTCGTGCCCTTCGAGCTCCTGAGCTGGGCTGCGAAGTCATCGGCTCTCTGGTTTCTCGGCAGCCATGCCGTCGACGCCTTGCGCTTCGTGCTCGAGGCCGAGGTCGTGCGCGTGCAGGCGATGAAGCGGCATGGCTTTCTCGCGGCACAAGGCGTCGACACGGCGGATGTGCATCTGGCATTGCTCGAATTCGACAACGGCGCCGTCGTATCGCTCGAGAACAGCTGGGTGCTGCCGCGCGATCTGCCGCTGATCTTCGATTTCAAAGTGGAAGTCGTCGGCGAGAAGGGCTCGCTCGCCATCGACACGGCGCAGAATGGCACATTCAAGAAATACGCCGGCGCCGGCCTGCGCAGCGGCGATATGCTGGGCGTCACGCCGGCAGGGGGCGGGCGCATCGGCGGTTTCGTCATGGAAGCGATTGCAAGGTTCGTCGATGCGGTGACGCTCGGCACACCGGTGCTCGCCGATGCCGAAGATGGCCTCGAAGTCACCCGCGTCCTCACCGCCATAGAGGAGGCGGCGAGGACGGGCGAGACCGTCAGACTCCCGAAGAGTCGGCACTGA
- a CDS encoding carbohydrate ABC transporter permease produces MATQNGRLGTAALYASMLLLLFVFIGPIIWFVLLSIRPADMFFTMPPVLVFTPSWDSINYAFGDPGNNLPQLLNSFIVAAGAVLLNLPFSLPAAYALSRFRIKGRKHLMMWYLGLLMAPPVAFLIPYAILASAAGIKGSYLSMILILQTLTIPFSIWLLRSFIDEVPVEIEEAARVDGASTATILMRIVLPLILPGLIVTSMFAFVFSWNNAAFPLVLSNRATATLPIGTLRYFGTAGVTWGFIAAAAVAAMIPPMLIFLALDRYVVRGLTFGSVKG; encoded by the coding sequence ATGGCGACACAGAACGGCAGATTGGGAACGGCGGCGCTTTATGCATCCATGCTGCTGCTGCTCTTCGTCTTCATCGGGCCAATCATCTGGTTCGTGCTGCTCTCCATCCGCCCGGCCGACATGTTCTTCACCATGCCGCCGGTACTCGTCTTCACGCCGAGCTGGGATTCGATCAACTATGCGTTCGGCGATCCCGGCAACAATCTGCCGCAACTTCTGAACAGCTTCATCGTCGCGGCGGGTGCGGTACTCCTCAACCTGCCCTTCTCACTGCCCGCCGCCTATGCCCTGTCGCGCTTCAGGATCAAAGGGCGCAAGCACCTGATGATGTGGTATCTCGGCCTGCTGATGGCTCCACCGGTCGCCTTCCTCATTCCCTATGCGATCCTTGCCAGCGCGGCCGGAATAAAGGGCAGCTATCTCTCGATGATCCTCATCCTACAGACCCTGACCATCCCGTTCTCGATCTGGCTGCTGCGCAGCTTCATCGACGAGGTGCCGGTCGAAATCGAGGAGGCGGCGCGCGTCGACGGCGCCTCAACGGCGACAATCCTCATGCGCATTGTGCTGCCGCTCATCCTGCCGGGCCTCATCGTCACTTCGATGTTCGCCTTCGTCTTTTCATGGAACAACGCCGCCTTTCCGCTGGTGCTCAGCAACCGCGCCACGGCCACGCTCCCGATCGGCACGCTGAGATATTTCGGTACGGCGGGCGTTACCTGGGGATTCATCGCCGCGGCGGCGGTCGCCGCGATGATCCCGCCCATGCTCATCTTCCTGGCGCTCGACCGCTATGTCGTGCGCGGGCTCACCTTTGGTTCAGTAAAGGGCTAA
- a CDS encoding carbohydrate ABC transporter permease, with translation MSSTSTLPRRGRRLPSYVPWLLITPSIILLVALIAFPLLFALKNSFYFWNLQMSPTPMGFIGWGNYEMALSGGLFAGALYNTLLITVVGTAIEFVLGLAIALLLVRQLPGMSVTRALLIMPTTIAPIVVGFLFRYMYDPGGGLIPWLLASLGIPLPAAGLLGSSTTALWAILFADVWQWTPFFAIVLYAGLLSIPSDIIEAARIDRTSPWAMLMRIKIPLIKKTVMIVIMLRFMQLFNTFDLVLVLTKGGPGASTRTLGYSLYQYGLVDFNIGLASAMTWLMVIVVNAIIALLVFFAFKELD, from the coding sequence ATGTCGTCGACCAGCACATTGCCTCGCCGAGGGCGGCGCCTGCCGTCCTACGTGCCGTGGCTCCTCATCACTCCATCGATCATCCTGCTGGTGGCGCTGATCGCCTTTCCGCTGCTGTTCGCGCTCAAGAACAGCTTCTATTTCTGGAACCTACAGATGAGCCCGACGCCGATGGGCTTCATCGGCTGGGGCAATTACGAGATGGCGCTGTCAGGAGGGCTTTTCGCCGGCGCGCTCTACAATACCCTGCTGATCACCGTGGTCGGCACGGCCATCGAATTCGTCCTCGGCCTCGCCATAGCGCTGCTCCTGGTCCGCCAATTGCCGGGCATGAGCGTCACCCGCGCCTTGCTCATCATGCCGACGACCATCGCGCCCATCGTGGTCGGCTTCCTGTTTCGCTACATGTATGATCCGGGCGGCGGCCTCATCCCCTGGCTCCTCGCCTCGCTTGGGATACCGCTGCCGGCCGCAGGCCTGCTCGGGTCGAGCACCACGGCTCTGTGGGCCATCCTGTTCGCCGATGTCTGGCAATGGACGCCCTTCTTCGCCATCGTGCTCTATGCCGGCCTTCTCTCCATACCGTCCGACATCATCGAAGCGGCGCGCATCGACCGGACATCGCCCTGGGCGATGCTGATGCGGATCAAGATCCCGCTCATCAAGAAGACGGTGATGATCGTGATCATGCTGCGCTTCATGCAGCTGTTCAACACGTTCGATCTCGTCCTCGTGCTTACCAAAGGCGGACCCGGCGCCTCGACCCGGACCCTGGGCTACAGTCTCTATCAATATGGACTTGTAGATTTCAATATCGGCCTCGCCAGCGCCATGACCTGGCTGATGGTCATCGTCGTCAATGCGATCATCGCGCTTCTGGTGTTCTTCGCCTTCAAGGAGCTGGACTGA
- a CDS encoding extracellular solute-binding protein, which produces MEKTFPVSRRNVLKGSAALAGAAALGLRPRGARAQDKTLRVLVAGDPFYYAIEGLADQFQQASGVKLQIEAISLEALQARLTSSFISNQPDADVISVDQMWLGQYLESKWILPLNEFIKADKDTDISDYVPQALYSMNTWRGQVGTLPVATYGQTVLYRKDYIDQAGVKIPEDGSWSWADYLAIIEKLNGKDFAGKKMTGTVVAGQQPAPIVHMFTQLAASMGTKWFKNFPTGKWDFEPTIDSPETLEALKTFVALYKNSPPEAVGYNWFDAGMRFAKGDIGIFYWWTPYAYLCKKDGYMSGKDSVIADKIGIVRLPTAPGKPQTVSIGGHSLGIAANTANRDAAWQFIKWATSAKTQKEMALYNKFGYQFSDFSRPSLYKDPDLIKIYPHLPGQLADLEQGNGKIVRPPCPVYTTLEGIYGLNLNKVLSGELTPEQALKDTSLFFQNILKGNFLIPYQQASYDDTLDATKALMASLA; this is translated from the coding sequence ATGGAAAAAACATTCCCAGTTTCCCGTCGCAACGTGTTGAAAGGCAGTGCTGCTCTTGCCGGTGCCGCCGCCCTCGGACTCAGGCCCCGCGGCGCCAGAGCCCAGGACAAGACGCTGCGCGTCCTTGTCGCCGGCGATCCCTTCTATTACGCCATCGAGGGGCTGGCGGACCAGTTCCAGCAGGCGAGCGGCGTCAAGCTGCAGATCGAAGCCATTTCACTTGAGGCCCTGCAGGCGCGCCTCACCTCGTCCTTCATCAGCAACCAGCCGGATGCCGACGTCATCTCGGTCGACCAGATGTGGCTCGGCCAGTATCTCGAGAGCAAATGGATCCTGCCGCTCAACGAGTTCATCAAGGCGGACAAGGACACGGACATCAGCGACTATGTTCCGCAAGCGCTCTATTCGATGAACACCTGGCGCGGCCAGGTCGGCACTCTGCCTGTCGCCACCTATGGGCAGACCGTGCTCTACCGCAAGGACTATATCGACCAGGCGGGCGTCAAGATTCCGGAGGACGGCAGCTGGAGCTGGGCCGACTATCTGGCCATCATCGAGAAGCTCAATGGCAAGGACTTCGCCGGCAAAAAGATGACCGGCACCGTCGTCGCCGGGCAACAGCCGGCACCGATCGTGCATATGTTCACCCAGCTTGCCGCGAGCATGGGCACCAAGTGGTTCAAGAACTTCCCGACCGGAAAATGGGATTTCGAACCGACCATCGACTCGCCGGAAACACTCGAGGCGCTGAAGACCTTCGTCGCCCTCTACAAGAACTCGCCGCCGGAAGCGGTCGGCTACAACTGGTTCGATGCCGGGATGCGCTTCGCCAAGGGAGATATCGGCATCTTCTACTGGTGGACGCCCTACGCCTATCTCTGCAAGAAGGACGGCTATATGTCGGGCAAGGATTCCGTCATCGCCGACAAGATCGGCATCGTAAGATTGCCGACCGCGCCCGGCAAGCCGCAAACCGTCAGCATCGGCGGCCATAGTCTCGGCATTGCCGCCAACACCGCCAATCGCGACGCCGCCTGGCAGTTCATCAAATGGGCGACATCGGCCAAGACCCAGAAGGAAATGGCCCTCTACAACAAGTTCGGCTATCAATTCTCGGACTTCTCGCGCCCGTCGCTCTACAAGGATCCCGATCTCATCAAGATCTATCCGCATCTGCCGGGCCAGCTCGCCGATCTCGAGCAGGGCAACGGCAAGATCGTGCGGCCGCCCTGCCCGGTCTATACGACGCTCGAAGGCATTTACGGACTCAATCTCAACAAGGTGCTGTCGGGCGAATTGACCCCCGAGCAGGCCCTTAAGGATACTTCGCTGTTCTTCCAGAACATCCTCAAGGGCAATTTCCTCATTCCCTATCAGCAGGCATCCTATGACGACACGCTCGATGCCACAAAGGCCCTGATGGCATCGCTCGCCTGA
- a CDS encoding ROK family transcriptional regulator: MMTDGSVRPRGRTRGLISSSAIGLANRGRVLQVLFDLGPTSRAELARHVGVNRATITGIIQPLIDQGLLVDGDPLPSKESGGKPAKPVWFAKDAAPIAAVLLMHDCVHCCLVSLDGSITAEVSAAFPPDTDRVEALARIIFDSIRQTLSLSHRAPLGIGVAAGGMIDTDSGSIVAVNLAPLLAGFPLGAELSSRFGLAAHVDHHPRALLVGDRWFGIGRGKRNFAVIYTGEVLGGALFLDGRLYRGQAGAGGELGHTFVQVDGMLCRCGRRGCWETIATLGWLRREAEQVGLSSAETMDSSRLVALADGGVRGAAELLGRYAHNVAVGIANLQQTMAPNFFVLHGDVVGGGPRMLEAIAAHVRELVPWRPGGDIELVMGDLEDRAALRGAAGLVVSELLHFTL, translated from the coding sequence ATGATGACCGACGGGAGCGTCAGGCCTCGCGGCCGGACACGGGGTCTGATCTCGTCCTCGGCAATCGGCCTCGCCAATCGCGGTCGCGTGCTGCAGGTGTTGTTCGATCTCGGTCCGACCAGTCGCGCAGAGCTTGCCCGCCATGTCGGTGTTAACCGGGCCACCATAACCGGCATCATCCAGCCCCTCATCGACCAGGGCCTTCTCGTCGACGGTGATCCTCTGCCGTCGAAGGAGAGCGGCGGCAAGCCGGCCAAGCCCGTCTGGTTCGCCAAGGACGCCGCGCCGATCGCCGCGGTTCTCCTGATGCATGACTGCGTCCATTGCTGTCTCGTATCTCTCGATGGCTCGATCACTGCGGAAGTGAGCGCCGCCTTCCCGCCCGATACAGATCGGGTGGAAGCATTGGCGCGGATCATCTTCGATTCGATCCGCCAGACATTGTCGCTATCCCATCGCGCTCCGCTTGGCATCGGGGTGGCGGCCGGCGGCATGATCGACACCGACAGTGGATCGATCGTCGCGGTGAATCTCGCGCCTCTGCTGGCCGGCTTCCCGCTCGGCGCAGAATTATCCAGCCGCTTCGGGCTGGCCGCGCATGTCGATCACCATCCGCGTGCGCTGCTGGTGGGCGACCGCTGGTTCGGCATCGGCCGCGGCAAGCGCAATTTCGCCGTCATCTACACGGGCGAGGTACTTGGTGGCGCGCTCTTCCTGGATGGTCGCCTCTATCGCGGACAGGCCGGCGCTGGTGGCGAACTGGGCCACACTTTCGTTCAGGTGGACGGCATGCTGTGTCGTTGCGGACGGCGCGGCTGCTGGGAGACCATCGCCACATTAGGATGGCTGCGCCGGGAGGCGGAACAGGTCGGCCTTTCGTCGGCCGAGACGATGGATTCATCGCGTCTCGTCGCGCTGGCCGACGGTGGTGTGCGAGGAGCCGCCGAGCTGCTCGGTCGCTACGCACACAATGTGGCTGTCGGCATCGCCAATCTGCAGCAGACCATGGCGCCGAACTTCTTCGTTCTGCATGGCGATGTCGTCGGAGGCGGCCCCCGCATGCTCGAGGCGATTGCCGCACATGTCCGTGAGCTTGTGCCTTGGCGCCCCGGCGGCGATATCGAGCTGGTCATGGGAGATTTGGAGGACCGCGCTGCGTTACGCGGCGCGGCCGGGCTTGTTGTATCGGAACTGCTCCACTTCACGCTGTGA
- a CDS encoding SDR family NAD(P)-dependent oxidoreductase codes for MTSTLGSDLKGKTAIITGGATGIGRAIASSLSAHGVRIVLADLNLEAAKATAATLGPDALAFGLDVSKRAEVEKTFGLIEKTAGSYDILIANAGVSTMNRAIDLTDEEWDFNFGVNIKGVFLTNQAAIRYFLKTARKGVIVNTASLAAKVGAPLLAHYSASKFAVLGWTQALAREVAAQGIRVNAVCPGFVKTSMQDREVEWEAKLRGMTPEQVIKDYVAQTPLGRLETPGDVASLATFLCSDGARFMTGQGINVTGGVYMG; via the coding sequence ATGACGTCCACGCTCGGATCCGACCTCAAGGGCAAGACCGCCATTATCACGGGCGGTGCTACCGGCATCGGCCGGGCTATCGCCAGCTCGCTTTCCGCCCATGGGGTGCGCATCGTGCTCGCCGATCTCAATCTTGAGGCGGCCAAGGCGACCGCGGCGACACTCGGTCCCGATGCCCTGGCTTTCGGACTCGATGTGAGCAAGCGCGCCGAGGTCGAGAAGACTTTCGGTCTGATCGAGAAGACGGCGGGAAGCTACGACATTCTGATCGCCAATGCCGGCGTGTCGACGATGAACCGCGCCATCGACCTCACTGACGAAGAATGGGACTTCAATTTCGGCGTCAATATAAAGGGCGTCTTCCTGACCAACCAGGCGGCGATCCGCTACTTTCTGAAGACGGCGCGGAAAGGCGTCATCGTCAATACCGCATCGCTCGCCGCCAAGGTCGGAGCGCCGCTCCTCGCCCACTACTCGGCCAGCAAATTCGCCGTTCTGGGCTGGACGCAGGCGCTCGCCCGCGAAGTGGCGGCGCAAGGCATCCGCGTCAATGCCGTGTGCCCCGGCTTCGTCAAGACTTCGATGCAGGATCGTGAAGTCGAGTGGGAAGCGAAACTGCGCGGCATGACACCCGAGCAGGTGATCAAGGATTATGTGGCGCAGACGCCGCTCGGCCGGCTTGAGACGCCGGGAGATGTGGCGAGCCTCGCCACGTTCCTATGCTCGGACGGCGCCCGCTTCATGACCGGCCAAGGCATCAATGTCACTGGCGGCGTGTATATGGGATAA
- a CDS encoding DeoR/GlpR family DNA-binding transcription regulator — MVSPSETPDSNVTDSRPETGRRLPVELRQAHIIEQLRKTGFVSVAEVAAALAVSEMTIRRDLIDLETDGRLVRTHGGAIAPEGTAALAFEREEPAFEQRLRQNNAAKEAIATVAASLLGTRQSVALDVGSSAFVLAARLRALTGIKIFTNSLRVASLLGRERRDVYLPGGEVRGDEMSICGPTAVAQFEQLWFDIAFIGAAGLTQAGLFDYSLEDSELKRVYLRRSSRKVLLCDAAKFNRLSLVQVAALDSIDMLITDATPSGELADALASANVEVRLANPATITS; from the coding sequence ATGGTATCACCATCAGAAACGCCTGACTCGAACGTAACAGATTCGCGTCCGGAGACTGGCCGGCGTCTGCCGGTCGAATTGCGCCAGGCGCATATTATTGAACAGCTGCGCAAGACCGGCTTCGTGTCGGTGGCCGAGGTGGCCGCCGCTCTTGCTGTCTCGGAAATGACGATCCGCCGCGATCTCATCGATCTCGAGACCGATGGACGTCTGGTCCGCACCCATGGCGGCGCCATCGCGCCTGAAGGTACGGCCGCACTCGCATTCGAACGTGAGGAGCCGGCATTCGAGCAGCGGCTGCGCCAGAACAACGCCGCCAAGGAAGCCATTGCCACGGTGGCGGCGAGCCTCCTCGGCACGCGCCAGTCGGTAGCGCTCGATGTCGGCAGCAGCGCCTTCGTGCTGGCGGCGCGCTTGCGCGCCCTTACCGGCATCAAGATTTTCACCAATTCCCTGCGCGTCGCCTCTTTGCTCGGCCGTGAAAGACGGGATGTCTATCTGCCGGGCGGCGAGGTGCGCGGCGACGAGATGTCGATCTGCGGCCCGACCGCCGTCGCTCAGTTCGAGCAGCTGTGGTTCGATATCGCCTTCATCGGCGCGGCGGGCCTCACCCAGGCCGGCCTCTTCGATTATTCGCTCGAGGACAGCGAGCTGAAGCGCGTCTATTTGCGCCGCTCCAGCCGCAAGGTGCTGCTCTGCGACGCCGCCAAATTCAACCGCCTGTCGCTCGTGCAGGTGGCCGCCCTCGACAGCATCGACATGCTGATCACCGACGCAACGCCTTCCGGTGAGCTCGCCGACGCATTGGCCAGCGCCAATGTCGAGGTCCGCCTCGCCAATCCTGCCACCATCACGTCTTGA